One window from the genome of Spiractinospora alimapuensis encodes:
- the dnaA gene encoding chromosomal replication initiator protein DnaA: protein MLEKLDSSILPPQQRAWLPQTRPLGLIEDTALLAAPNDFAKGVLETRLRPAITQALSQEFGRDIRVAVTVDPTAVQPTTSVSAVSPTVSPATPPVSSMPSMPPSSASVVPTAHSAPLVGSHPVSPHPGGTDQPGVDTGGPDRQHPGDLLGSEGTPPRSGPVSASPAPSEGESHHPDRFGPTPVRDTGGTEAFGEEDTASGGADDGVLAGTPSDGDGVGGPTQPRPNGAAAPEPWDTLGAGGGDVSPPPAAHSAPPPSGPQASFVDVSPPRGGLSDESPPSVAPAPSVSPAPTTSPTAPPEHARLNPKYTFDTFVIGSSNRFAHAAAVAVAEAPAKAYNPLFIYGGSGLGKTHLLHAIGHYAQRLYSGARVRYVSSEEFTNEFINLIRDGKADGFRRRYRDIDILLIDDIQFLENKEQTQEEFFHTFNTLHNSNKQIVISSDRPPKQLVTLEDRLRNRFEWGLITDVQPPELETRIAILRKKAAQEGLAAPPEVLEFIASKISTNIRELEGALIRVTAFASLNRQSVDLHLTGIVLRDLIPDDEGPEITAATIMHETASYFGLTTEDLCGTSRSRVLVTARQIAMYLCRELTDLSLPKIGQQFGGRDHTTVMHADRKIRSLMAERRSIYNQVTELTNRIKQESKA, encoded by the coding sequence GTGCTGGAGAAGCTCGACAGCAGCATCTTGCCCCCACAGCAGCGGGCCTGGCTGCCGCAGACACGTCCGCTCGGGTTAATCGAGGACACAGCACTCCTGGCCGCGCCCAACGACTTCGCCAAAGGAGTCCTGGAGACGCGTCTTCGTCCAGCGATCACTCAGGCCCTCTCCCAGGAGTTCGGGCGGGACATCCGTGTCGCGGTCACGGTGGATCCGACCGCGGTGCAGCCCACGACCTCTGTCTCCGCTGTGTCACCCACGGTGTCACCCGCGACGCCACCCGTGTCGTCGATGCCGTCGATGCCGCCGTCGTCGGCCTCCGTCGTACCCACCGCGCACAGCGCTCCACTGGTCGGTTCACACCCGGTGAGTCCCCACCCGGGCGGCACGGACCAACCGGGCGTGGACACGGGCGGCCCCGACCGTCAGCATCCCGGTGACCTGCTCGGTTCCGAGGGCACGCCGCCCCGTTCCGGTCCGGTGTCCGCGTCCCCCGCTCCCAGCGAAGGGGAAAGCCACCACCCCGATCGGTTCGGTCCGACCCCCGTCCGCGACACCGGCGGCACGGAGGCCTTCGGCGAGGAGGACACCGCGAGTGGCGGCGCCGACGACGGCGTCCTGGCCGGCACTCCCTCCGACGGTGACGGCGTCGGAGGCCCGACCCAGCCACGACCGAACGGGGCCGCCGCACCCGAGCCGTGGGACACCCTCGGTGCCGGTGGCGGCGACGTGTCGCCTCCCCCCGCCGCACACTCCGCTCCCCCTCCCTCGGGGCCCCAGGCGTCGTTCGTGGACGTGTCCCCACCGCGGGGGGGACTGAGCGACGAGTCCCCCCCGTCCGTCGCCCCCGCCCCTTCCGTCAGCCCCGCCCCGACCACCAGCCCGACCGCTCCCCCGGAGCACGCGCGGCTGAACCCCAAGTACACGTTCGACACCTTCGTCATCGGTTCCAGTAACCGTTTCGCGCACGCCGCGGCCGTCGCGGTCGCCGAGGCACCAGCGAAGGCCTACAACCCGCTGTTCATCTACGGTGGCTCCGGACTCGGCAAGACCCACCTCCTGCACGCGATCGGCCACTACGCCCAGCGGCTCTACTCCGGGGCGCGGGTGCGCTACGTGAGCTCGGAGGAGTTCACCAACGAGTTCATCAACCTGATCCGGGACGGAAAGGCCGACGGGTTCCGCCGCCGCTACCGGGACATCGACATCCTCCTGATCGACGACATCCAGTTCCTGGAGAACAAGGAACAGACGCAGGAGGAGTTCTTCCACACCTTCAACACGCTCCACAACTCCAACAAACAGATCGTCATCTCCAGCGACCGACCACCGAAGCAGTTGGTCACCCTGGAGGATCGGCTCCGTAACCGCTTCGAGTGGGGCCTGATCACGGACGTTCAGCCCCCGGAGTTGGAGACCAGGATCGCGATCCTGCGCAAGAAAGCGGCACAGGAGGGCCTCGCCGCCCCGCCCGAGGTGCTCGAGTTCATCGCCAGCAAGATCTCGACCAACATCCGGGAGCTTGAGGGCGCGCTGATCCGGGTCACCGCGTTCGCGAGCCTGAACCGCCAGTCGGTGGACCTGCATCTCACCGGAATCGTGCTGCGTGACCTGATCCCCGACGACGAGGGTCCCGAGATCACCGCGGCCACGATCATGCACGAGACGGCCTCCTACTTCGGTCTGACGACAGAGGACCTGTGTGGCACCTCCCGCTCGCGGGTCCTGGTGACCGCCCGCCAGATCGCCATGTACCTCTGCCGGGAGCTGACCGACCTCTCCCTGCCCAAGATCGGCCAGCAGTTCGGTGGACGGGACCACACCACCGTCATGCACGCCGACCGCAAGATCCGGTCCCTCATGGCGGAGCGCCGGTCGATTTACAACCAAGTCACCGAATTGACAAACCGCATCAAGCAGGAGTCCAAGGCGTAG
- the rpmH gene encoding 50S ribosomal protein L34: MSKRTYQPNNRRRAKTHGFRLRMRTRAGRAIIAARRRKGRAQLSVRH; the protein is encoded by the coding sequence GTGAGTAAGCGTACGTACCAGCCGAACAACCGGCGGCGCGCGAAGACCCACGGGTTCCGGCTGCGCATGCGTACCCGGGCGGGCCGGGCAATCATCGCCGCGCGCCGGCGCAAGGGGCGCGCGCAGTTGAGCGTTCGCCACTAG
- the rnpA gene encoding ribonuclease P protein component produces the protein MLPRSNRVRHRTEFRHVMRRGRHAGEEALVATLVRPAPSGVDTAGEAEDATPGPPRVGFVVGKAVGGAVVRNRVRRRLREIARRRLPLLPPGSLLVVRAKPAAARSGYDRLARQLDSALSSLLAPRRGRRHRAGDGHSSQLRRAEASRSDE, from the coding sequence ATGTTGCCGCGAAGCAACCGCGTCCGGCACCGAACGGAGTTCCGTCATGTCATGCGTCGTGGGCGGCACGCCGGCGAGGAGGCTCTGGTCGCCACGTTGGTGCGTCCCGCCCCGTCCGGCGTCGACACCGCGGGCGAGGCTGAGGACGCGACGCCCGGACCGCCGCGCGTGGGCTTCGTGGTGGGCAAGGCGGTGGGCGGAGCGGTGGTCCGTAACCGGGTTCGGCGTCGGCTTCGGGAGATCGCCCGGAGGCGTCTTCCTTTGTTGCCGCCGGGTAGCCTGCTGGTAGTGCGGGCCAAACCCGCAGCGGCCCGTTCTGGATACGACAGGCTCGCCCGGCAGTTGGACAGCGCGTTGAGTTCCCTTCTGGCTCCGCGACGCGGACGCCGTCACCGTGCCGGAGATGGGCACAGCAGCCAACTGCGGCGAGCGGAGGCTTCGCGTTCTGATGAGTGA
- the yidD gene encoding membrane protein insertion efficiency factor YidD, with protein sequence MSEGTTPLAARVLIVPVRGYQRFISPVLPPTCRFYPSCSAYAVQALRAHGALRGLWLTVRRLARCHPFHKGGLDPVPPGRFAPPDETQDDSQGASGNPEPNPS encoded by the coding sequence ATGAGTGAAGGGACCACACCTCTCGCGGCGCGCGTGCTGATCGTGCCGGTGCGCGGATATCAGCGTTTCATCAGTCCCGTGCTCCCGCCGACCTGCCGTTTTTATCCTTCCTGCAGTGCATACGCGGTGCAGGCCCTACGCGCGCATGGTGCGTTGCGTGGGCTGTGGCTCACCGTCCGCCGGCTGGCGCGTTGCCATCCGTTCCACAAGGGCGGTTTGGACCCGGTTCCTCCCGGGCGCTTCGCTCCCCCGGACGAAACCCAGGACGACTCCCAGGGCGCCTCCGGGAATCCGGAGCCGAATCCGTCGTGA